One Paenibacillus riograndensis SBR5 DNA segment encodes these proteins:
- the recO gene encoding DNA repair protein RecO, producing the protein MLYRVEGIVIRSMDYGEGNAIITLCTENAGKVGVLVRGAKKVKSRHAALIQLFTAGEYVFFRNNGGLGTLNAGEITKSHHPLREDLVKAAYASYACELLDRVLHDEETGSFWFRQLTACLNALEEDKEPGIIINVFEMKILQAAGYGPQLDNCIVCGLDKPDEELRVSPRLGGVLCRSCRHNDPPAMEISPRALKLLRLFAALDLTRLGNVNVKEGTRAELKKIMRAFMDHQLGLKLKSQNFLDQLDKYNI; encoded by the coding sequence ATGCTATACAGGGTGGAAGGGATCGTCATCCGCAGCATGGACTACGGCGAGGGGAACGCGATTATTACGCTTTGCACCGAAAACGCCGGCAAAGTAGGCGTCCTCGTACGCGGGGCCAAAAAGGTTAAAAGCCGCCATGCTGCCCTGATCCAGCTGTTCACTGCCGGGGAATATGTGTTTTTCCGCAACAACGGGGGGCTCGGAACACTGAATGCTGGTGAAATTACGAAGTCCCATCATCCGCTGCGGGAGGATCTGGTCAAAGCCGCTTATGCTTCATACGCCTGTGAGCTGCTTGACCGTGTGCTTCATGATGAGGAGACCGGCAGTTTTTGGTTCCGCCAGCTCACAGCCTGTCTCAATGCGCTAGAGGAAGACAAGGAGCCCGGCATCATTATAAATGTCTTTGAGATGAAAATTCTGCAGGCGGCAGGGTACGGTCCGCAGCTGGACAACTGCATTGTTTGCGGTCTGGACAAGCCGGATGAGGAACTGCGGGTAAGCCCCCGCCTCGGGGGCGTGCTCTGCCGCAGCTGCAGGCATAATGATCCTCCTGCAATGGAGATTTCTCCCCGCGCACTCAAGCTGCTGCGCTTGTTCGCTGCACTTGATCTCACACGGCTTGGCAATGTGAATGTGAAGGAAGGCACCCGTGCTGAACTCAAAAAGATCATGCGGGCCTTTATGGACCATCAGCTGGGGCTGAAGCTGAAGTCGCAGAATTTTCTCGACCAGCTTGATAAATACAATATTTGA
- a CDS encoding YqzL family protein yields MRDFSWKYFAMTGDVDAYLLYKQAADPLEGSLELPAEEEKVLDEEAQ; encoded by the coding sequence ATGCGAGACTTTTCGTGGAAGTATTTTGCAATGACTGGGGATGTCGATGCATATCTGCTGTACAAACAAGCTGCAGATCCGCTTGAGGGCAGCCTGGAGCTGCCTGCGGAGGAAGAGAAGGTCCTGGATGAAGAAGCGCAATAA
- the era gene encoding GTPase Era — MKFKSGFVAIIGRPNVGKSTLMNQVIGQKIAIMSDKPQTTRNKIHGVYTANNSQIVFLDTPGIHKRQSKLGDYMNQTAMSTLHEVEAVLFLVDASEGMGGGDRYIAEQLKDVKTPVILVMNKIDKIEPEALLPLITEYNKLHEFAEIVPISAKLGSNVNTLLDQVVKYLPEGPQYYPEDQITDHPEQFVCAELIREKILHLTREEVPHSIAVAIEDMRVESNGVVHVSAVIFVERDSQKGIIIGKQGAMLKEVGRRARTDIENLLGSKIFLELWVKVKKDWRNQERVLRDLGFHKDL; from the coding sequence ATGAAATTCAAATCAGGGTTTGTCGCCATTATCGGCAGACCAAACGTAGGCAAGTCGACCCTCATGAACCAGGTGATCGGACAGAAGATCGCCATCATGTCGGACAAGCCGCAGACCACCAGAAATAAAATTCACGGGGTATACACCGCGAACAATTCGCAGATTGTATTCCTGGACACACCGGGTATCCATAAAAGACAGTCCAAGCTGGGCGATTACATGAACCAGACGGCGATGAGCACATTGCATGAGGTGGAAGCCGTACTGTTCCTGGTGGATGCTTCTGAGGGCATGGGCGGAGGTGACCGCTATATTGCCGAGCAGCTCAAGGATGTCAAAACACCGGTCATTCTCGTAATGAACAAGATTGACAAAATCGAGCCGGAAGCCCTGCTTCCGCTGATTACCGAATACAATAAGCTGCATGAGTTCGCCGAAATCGTACCGATTTCCGCCAAGCTTGGCAGCAATGTAAATACACTGCTGGATCAGGTAGTGAAATACCTGCCTGAAGGCCCGCAGTATTATCCTGAAGATCAGATTACCGACCATCCGGAGCAGTTCGTCTGTGCAGAGCTGATCCGCGAGAAAATCCTGCATTTGACCCGCGAGGAGGTGCCGCATTCCATTGCGGTAGCCATCGAGGACATGCGTGTCGAATCCAATGGGGTTGTGCATGTGTCGGCCGTTATTTTTGTCGAGCGCGATTCCCAGAAGGGGATTATTATCGGCAAGCAGGGGGCGATGCTGAAGGAAGTCGGCAGACGGGCCCGTACCGATATCGAGAACCTGCTGGGTTCGAAGATTTTTCTGGAATTATGGGTAAAAGTGAAAAAAGACTGGCGCAATCAGGAACGCGTTCTGCGTGATTTGGGCTTCCACAAAGACCTTTAA
- the cdd gene encoding cytidine deaminase — protein sequence MESALLLQEAIKARANAYIPYSRFGVGAALLDQDGHVHHGCNVENAAFGPTNCAERTALFRAIADGHKAGTFKAIAVIADTDGPVSPCGVCRQVMVELCAPDMKVILGNLRGDIQETTVRDLLPGAFGPTDLEQGQAPE from the coding sequence ATGGAATCTGCTCTTCTTTTACAGGAAGCGATCAAAGCACGGGCCAATGCCTATATCCCCTATTCCCGTTTTGGTGTCGGGGCAGCCTTGCTGGACCAGGACGGCCATGTTCATCATGGCTGCAATGTCGAAAATGCCGCCTTCGGCCCGACGAATTGCGCAGAGCGGACCGCGCTTTTCCGCGCTATCGCCGACGGCCATAAGGCTGGAACGTTCAAGGCGATTGCGGTGATTGCCGATACTGACGGCCCGGTGTCTCCTTGCGGCGTGTGCCGCCAAGTCATGGTCGAGCTGTGCGCACCGGATATGAAGGTCATTCTCGGCAACCTGAGAGGCGATATTCAGGAGACTACCGTGCGGGACTTGCTCCCCGGCGCGTTTGGCCCCACTGATCTGGAACAGGGGCAGGCTCCCGAGTAA
- a CDS encoding diacylglycerol kinase family protein, translating to MVKNTAVGHKKFWHSFRFAAHGIASAFKSELNMKVHSTLAVLVLAAAVILRLPPSSWMLLLLAITLVLAAELLNTAIEATIDLVSPEIHPLAKKAKDTAAGAVLLTAVFAAIVGIYVFYHPVMDWITGLMS from the coding sequence ATGGTCAAGAATACGGCGGTAGGCCACAAAAAATTCTGGCACTCTTTTCGGTTTGCGGCGCACGGCATTGCCTCTGCGTTCAAGTCTGAGCTGAATATGAAGGTGCACAGCACTTTGGCTGTACTCGTGCTTGCTGCCGCCGTCATCCTCAGACTCCCCCCGTCAAGCTGGATGCTGCTGCTGCTCGCAATTACGCTCGTTCTGGCCGCTGAGCTGCTGAACACAGCTATTGAAGCGACAATCGATCTGGTCTCTCCGGAGATTCATCCCTTGGCCAAAAAAGCGAAAGACACCGCCGCAGGGGCCGTACTGCTCACGGCGGTCTTTGCCGCCATCGTGGGAATCTACGTATTTTATCATCCTGTGATGGACTGGATCACCGGACTTATGTCATAA
- the ybeY gene encoding rRNA maturation RNase YbeY, whose protein sequence is MSLAIVWNNEQEEHPISDELITLLESILQKAGEAEGIDEGEVDLTFVNNERIHELNLEYRGIDRPTDVLSFAMNETGEDEPEIIYALEEDEEGEDVPYVLGDIIISVTRAQEQALEYGHSLERELGFLFVHGFLHLLGYDHQDAVSEAEMMSKQEKVLAQVGLTR, encoded by the coding sequence ATGAGCCTTGCAATCGTCTGGAATAACGAACAGGAAGAACACCCAATAAGCGATGAGCTGATTACTCTGCTGGAGAGTATTTTGCAAAAGGCCGGCGAAGCGGAAGGGATTGACGAAGGCGAAGTGGATCTTACTTTTGTCAATAACGAACGCATTCATGAATTGAATCTGGAATACCGGGGGATTGACCGTCCGACGGATGTGCTGTCTTTTGCCATGAACGAAACCGGGGAAGACGAGCCTGAAATTATATATGCTCTTGAAGAAGATGAAGAAGGAGAGGATGTTCCTTATGTATTGGGCGACATCATTATCTCCGTAACCCGGGCGCAGGAGCAGGCGCTGGAATATGGCCATTCGCTGGAACGGGAACTGGGCTTCCTGTTCGTCCACGGTTTCCTGCATCTGCTGGGCTATGATCATCAGGATGCGGTTTCGGAAGCCGAAATGATGTCCAAACAGGAAAAGGTGCTGGCTCAGGTTGGGTTGACACGCTAA
- a CDS encoding HD family phosphohydrolase: MASKQPSKLSGFVYNSNGWKYSAVTRYALFLLLGLVFYFSLSSDLVPKKYDIKEGTHSAKEITAPKQILDTKAKLKAQEEAAENVTNRYAIIPMRADTLVTSLLDRIDRLNQDDLISQSDKTAIYREEIPQRASDFILNFVASSRNAGTYSDTLLDEMQSVIKDQTYVIPEETYIKIPRLTSQDIIEMKPVARDIVTKLMNDQITDAQSARAKVAEQVSVSSLSQRTAREVVQELVRLVITSNKFYDEEATKEAKVQARENTPDVFIEQGDVLVAKGELITPELYTLLDDNGLLSNEVNYWPQFGLLILSALLSFGLFTFIRYSGGASGFKYNNSQLLMLVLVFIITIITVKLAAFLQTDARAYVGFLAPVAIGAMLITMLLDMSLAYFCSILFSILASIMLNVQQNTIFDFTFGFFALIVSYVAIFATHRAGQRSTLLKGGIMVSLIGSVTVFMLNVLAGGVWNQTQALYAIGFSFASGLLTAVLVIGLMPFFEATFGILSALKLVELSNPNHPLLRKLLTETPGTYHHSVMVGNLSEAAAEAIGADGLLCRVGSYYHDIGKTKRPFYFIENQNNMENPHDSIEPMLSKSIIVAHARDGVEMLKEYKLPKPIRDIAEQHHGTTFLHYFYHKALKLAEEKGVEPDFTEEDFRYPGPKAQSKESAVVGIADSVEAAVRSLRKPTVVQVETMIEKIIKSRLDDHQFDECDLTIKELDIIARTLKETVMGIFHSRIEYPEDVKKPKKEEGAVTT, translated from the coding sequence ATGGCCTCAAAGCAACCATCGAAATTAAGCGGATTTGTATACAATAGCAACGGGTGGAAGTATAGCGCGGTGACGCGCTATGCTCTTTTCCTGTTATTGGGGCTTGTTTTCTACTTCAGCCTGTCCTCGGACCTGGTACCCAAGAAGTATGACATCAAAGAGGGAACCCACAGTGCCAAGGAAATCACTGCACCCAAGCAAATCCTTGACACCAAAGCCAAGCTAAAAGCCCAGGAAGAAGCGGCTGAGAATGTGACCAACCGCTATGCGATTATTCCAATGAGAGCGGACACTCTTGTAACTTCTCTGCTGGACCGGATCGACCGCCTTAATCAGGATGACCTGATCTCGCAAAGTGACAAAACGGCGATTTACCGTGAGGAGATCCCGCAGCGGGCCAGTGATTTTATTCTGAATTTTGTAGCCTCCAGCCGGAATGCAGGCACCTATTCCGATACGCTGCTGGATGAGATGCAGTCCGTGATCAAGGATCAGACTTATGTTATTCCGGAAGAGACTTACATCAAAATTCCGCGTCTGACCTCGCAGGACATTATCGAGATGAAGCCGGTGGCCCGGGATATTGTCACCAAGCTGATGAACGACCAGATTACCGATGCCCAGTCCGCGCGCGCCAAGGTGGCCGAGCAGGTGAGCGTCAGTTCGCTGAGCCAGCGCACGGCCCGTGAGGTGGTGCAGGAACTGGTGCGGCTGGTGATTACGAGCAACAAGTTCTACGACGAGGAAGCAACCAAGGAAGCGAAAGTGCAGGCCCGCGAAAATACACCCGATGTGTTCATTGAGCAGGGGGATGTGCTTGTCGCGAAAGGGGAGCTGATCACTCCTGAGCTGTATACCCTTCTGGACGACAACGGACTGTTGAGCAACGAAGTCAACTACTGGCCGCAGTTCGGCCTGCTGATTTTATCTGCTTTGTTATCCTTTGGCCTGTTTACATTCATCCGGTATTCAGGCGGAGCTTCCGGCTTCAAGTATAATAACTCCCAGCTGCTTATGCTGGTGCTGGTATTTATAATTACGATTATTACGGTTAAGCTCGCTGCGTTTCTGCAGACGGATGCACGAGCATACGTCGGTTTCCTGGCGCCGGTAGCGATTGGCGCGATGCTGATCACCATGCTGCTGGATATGTCGCTGGCCTACTTCTGTTCCATTTTATTCAGCATTCTTGCCAGTATTATGCTCAATGTGCAGCAGAACACGATCTTTGATTTCACCTTCGGTTTCTTTGCGCTTATCGTTAGCTATGTCGCTATTTTTGCCACTCACCGTGCAGGGCAGCGCTCCACGCTCCTGAAAGGCGGAATCATGGTATCCCTGATTGGCAGCGTGACTGTATTTATGCTGAATGTGCTGGCCGGAGGTGTCTGGAACCAGACGCAGGCTTTATATGCGATTGGCTTCTCTTTTGCCAGCGGTCTGCTGACTGCAGTGCTGGTTATCGGTCTGATGCCTTTCTTCGAGGCTACCTTCGGTATCTTGTCGGCGCTGAAGCTGGTGGAGCTGTCGAATCCGAACCATCCCCTGCTGCGCAAGCTGCTTACGGAAACGCCGGGAACCTATCATCACAGCGTGATGGTCGGGAACCTGTCGGAAGCGGCGGCGGAGGCGATTGGCGCAGATGGATTGCTTTGCCGGGTAGGCTCTTATTATCACGATATCGGCAAGACCAAGCGGCCGTTTTATTTCATAGAGAACCAGAACAACATGGAGAATCCGCATGATTCGATTGAGCCGATGCTCAGTAAGTCGATCATTGTGGCGCATGCCCGGGACGGGGTGGAAATGCTGAAGGAGTACAAGCTGCCGAAGCCGATCCGGGATATTGCCGAACAGCATCACGGCACGACATTCCTGCATTATTTTTATCATAAAGCACTGAAGCTGGCTGAGGAAAAGGGTGTGGAGCCCGATTTCACCGAAGAGGACTTCAGATATCCGGGACCAAAAGCCCAGTCCAAGGAATCGGCCGTAGTCGGAATAGCCGACAGTGTGGAAGCAGCCGTCCGTTCGCTCCGCAAGCCTACAGTTGTACAGGTGGAGACGATGATTGAGAAAATCATCAAGAGCCGTCTGGACGATCATCAGTTTGATGAATGCGATCTGACGATCAAGGAGCTGGATATCATTGCGCGGACGCTGAAAGAAACGGTAATGGGGATTTTTCATTCACGGATCGAATATCCCGAGGATGTGAAAAAACCGAAAAAAGAGGAAGGGGCCGTAACAACATGA
- a CDS encoding PhoH family protein, whose protein sequence is MSEQTASIRISLQNAGEAQSLFGPQDGFLKIIESEIPAVIDSREAEITIRGAEREVDMLGQLFGVLLSLIRSGYILSERDIQYAVELAKDFRADQLLDLFKGEITTTFRGKPIRVKTIGQKHYVTTIKKRDIVFGIGPAGTGKTYLAVVLAVTALKEGSVKRIVLTRPAVEAGESLGFLPGDLQEKVDPYLRPLYDALYDVMGPDQVAKALERGLIEIAPLAYMRGRTLDDSFIILDEAQNTTPEQMKMFLTRLGFGSKMVITGDVTQIDLPRGKKSGLIEAKTILSGIDELGFVYFAEQDVVRHSLVQKIIVAYERSAENLE, encoded by the coding sequence TTGTCAGAACAGACTGCAAGCATTCGTATATCTTTGCAAAATGCGGGAGAAGCGCAATCCCTGTTCGGCCCGCAGGATGGTTTTCTAAAAATAATCGAAAGTGAGATTCCGGCTGTAATTGACTCGCGTGAAGCTGAAATTACGATTCGCGGTGCGGAGCGGGAAGTGGACATGCTGGGGCAGCTTTTTGGTGTGCTGCTCTCCCTGATCCGCAGCGGCTATATCCTCAGTGAGCGGGATATTCAGTATGCGGTGGAGCTGGCAAAGGATTTCCGGGCCGATCAGCTGCTTGATTTGTTCAAGGGTGAAATCACGACAACCTTCCGCGGCAAGCCCATCCGGGTCAAAACAATCGGCCAGAAGCATTATGTGACTACGATCAAAAAGCGGGACATCGTCTTCGGCATCGGGCCTGCCGGTACCGGCAAAACCTATCTTGCAGTGGTACTGGCCGTTACGGCGCTGAAGGAAGGGTCCGTGAAACGAATAGTGCTTACGCGTCCGGCAGTGGAGGCGGGAGAGAGCCTGGGCTTCCTCCCAGGGGATCTGCAGGAAAAGGTAGATCCATATCTCCGTCCGCTCTACGACGCTTTATACGACGTTATGGGCCCCGATCAGGTCGCCAAAGCGCTGGAGCGCGGGCTGATTGAGATTGCTCCGCTTGCATACATGCGCGGGCGCACGCTGGATGATTCTTTTATCATTCTCGATGAGGCCCAGAATACGACTCCGGAACAAATGAAAATGTTTTTGACCCGCCTAGGGTTCGGCTCCAAGATGGTGATTACGGGGGATGTGACCCAAATCGACCTGCCCCGCGGCAAAAAATCGGGATTGATTGAAGCCAAAACGATTTTATCCGGCATTGATGAGCTGGGCTTTGTCTATTTTGCAGAACAGGATGTAGTCCGGCATTCCCTCGTGCAGAAAATTATCGTCGCCTATGAACGCTCTGCCGAAAACCTCGAATAA
- the yqfD gene encoding sporulation protein YqfD — MKQPPLASLRGFVTLHVTGPQVEKFINAVTEADIVIWDVRPAGDGASLNLLLDDFFALRPLLKKTGCRTRVTARNGLPFNAAKLWKRKFFAAGLLLFGIGLVLLSSMIWTVQIEGNDRINSEDILQAARHEGVYPFQWIWRMDDPDKLSKKLTSTLPGVSWVGVQRTGTSVKIHIVESDQPENKPLLSKRHLISRTDAVVTEIYAEQGRPVVTRNTRVKKGQILISGAIGDEENMEYVVAKGEVKGLVWHEYNIEVPLNRTRSSYTGERKDRTYLVLGKWAVQLWGYGKADFAESRTLTEHDPLTWRSFQLPLGLLTEKEMEVLDTAETLTPEAAREEGITRAKNDILARYGTDSVIKSQKILHEKKENGKVYMKVLFEVEERITQELPIVNN; from the coding sequence ATGAAGCAGCCGCCTTTGGCATCACTGCGGGGGTTCGTTACACTGCATGTGACGGGACCGCAGGTGGAAAAGTTTATCAATGCTGTTACTGAAGCGGACATCGTCATCTGGGATGTGAGGCCTGCCGGGGACGGCGCTTCCCTGAACCTGCTGCTGGATGACTTTTTTGCCCTTCGGCCGCTCTTGAAAAAGACAGGCTGCCGCACCCGTGTCACGGCCAGAAACGGGCTGCCCTTTAATGCGGCCAAGCTGTGGAAACGGAAGTTTTTTGCTGCAGGATTGCTGTTGTTCGGCATTGGCCTGGTGCTGCTGTCTTCGATGATATGGACTGTCCAGATTGAAGGGAATGACCGGATTAACTCCGAGGATATTCTGCAGGCTGCACGCCATGAGGGGGTATATCCTTTCCAGTGGATTTGGCGCATGGATGATCCGGACAAGCTCTCCAAAAAGCTGACCTCAACGCTTCCGGGTGTCTCCTGGGTTGGGGTACAGCGGACGGGGACGAGCGTAAAAATCCATATTGTTGAATCCGACCAGCCGGAGAACAAGCCGCTGCTCAGCAAACGCCACCTGATCAGCAGGACGGATGCGGTGGTGACCGAAATCTACGCGGAGCAGGGCAGGCCGGTGGTAACCCGCAACACCCGGGTCAAAAAAGGGCAGATCCTGATCTCCGGTGCGATTGGGGATGAAGAAAATATGGAATATGTCGTTGCCAAAGGCGAGGTGAAAGGCCTGGTCTGGCACGAATACAATATAGAGGTGCCACTGAACCGGACAAGAAGCTCATATACAGGAGAGCGGAAGGACCGCACCTATCTGGTGCTGGGCAAATGGGCGGTCCAGTTATGGGGTTACGGTAAAGCAGACTTTGCGGAATCGCGTACACTGACGGAGCATGATCCGCTGACCTGGCGTTCTTTTCAGCTGCCGCTGGGGCTGCTGACCGAGAAGGAAATGGAGGTCCTGGATACTGCCGAAACATTGACGCCCGAGGCTGCACGCGAGGAAGGGATTACGCGGGCGAAGAATGATATTCTGGCCCGTTACGGCACAGACAGCGTTATTAAAAGTCAAAAAATTTTGCATGAGAAGAAAGAGAATGGTAAAGTTTATATGAAAGTGCTCTTTGAAGTGGAAGAGAGAATTACGCAAGAACTTCCAATAGTAAACAACTGA
- the yqfC gene encoding sporulation protein YqfC, whose translation MTRIGRRLRGWTNGVLDLPQDVLQELPRITLIGNKELYIENHRGVLHFSSEQLRLALVNGSLEISGEGLVIRNILGQELAVEGIIGEIRYKGSEENS comes from the coding sequence ATGACCCGTATTGGCCGCAGGCTGCGGGGATGGACAAACGGGGTACTGGATCTTCCGCAGGATGTGCTGCAGGAGCTGCCCCGAATCACCCTGATCGGCAATAAAGAACTGTATATTGAGAACCACCGCGGCGTGCTGCATTTTTCTTCCGAGCAGCTGAGGCTTGCGTTAGTGAACGGCTCGCTGGAAATCTCCGGCGAGGGGCTTGTGATCCGGAATATTCTGGGCCAGGAGCTGGCAGTAGAGGGGATTATCGGGGAGATCAGATATAAGGGAAGCGAGGAGAACTCATGA
- the floA gene encoding flotillin-like protein FloA (flotillin-like protein involved in membrane lipid rafts) produces MIEASTITILLIAVVVIIVLSVFFSFFPVMLWVSAWAAGVRISIITLVAMRLRRVTPSRIVNPLIKATKAGLGVNINQLESHYLAGGNVDRVVNALIAAQRADIPLEFTRAAAIDLAGRDVLLAVQMSVNPRVIETPIVAAVAKNGIEVKVKARVTVRANIDRLVGGAGEETIIARVGEGIVTTVGSSSTHKDVLENPDSISRTVLSKGLDSGTAFEILSIDIADVDVGKNIGAYLQTEQAEADKRIAQAKAEERRAMAVAHEQEMKARVVEMKALVVESESQVPLAMAEALRSGKLGVMDYMNLKNIEADTQMRGSLGKLNDGDDSSRPTNK; encoded by the coding sequence ATGATTGAAGCGTCAACAATTACTATTTTGCTGATCGCGGTTGTTGTGATTATCGTGCTGAGTGTGTTTTTCAGTTTTTTCCCGGTTATGCTGTGGGTTTCAGCTTGGGCTGCGGGTGTAAGAATCAGTATTATAACCCTGGTGGCGATGAGACTGCGGCGGGTTACGCCAAGCCGGATCGTCAATCCGCTGATCAAGGCCACCAAGGCGGGGCTGGGTGTGAACATCAATCAGCTTGAGAGCCATTATCTGGCGGGCGGTAACGTCGACCGGGTCGTCAATGCGCTGATCGCTGCACAGCGTGCCGATATTCCGCTGGAATTCACGCGAGCGGCTGCGATTGATCTGGCCGGACGCGATGTGCTGCTGGCTGTGCAGATGAGTGTTAATCCACGGGTTATTGAGACGCCGATTGTAGCCGCTGTTGCCAAAAACGGCATCGAGGTCAAGGTGAAGGCGAGAGTGACTGTACGGGCCAATATCGACCGTCTCGTCGGCGGTGCCGGTGAAGAAACGATTATCGCCCGTGTCGGCGAAGGGATTGTAACAACCGTAGGTTCGAGCAGCACCCATAAAGACGTGCTGGAGAATCCCGATTCCATCTCGCGGACGGTTTTGTCCAAAGGGCTTGATTCCGGAACCGCTTTTGAGATTCTTTCCATCGATATAGCTGACGTTGATGTGGGCAAAAATATCGGTGCTTACCTGCAAACGGAACAGGCTGAGGCAGACAAACGCATTGCCCAGGCCAAAGCTGAAGAGCGCAGAGCGATGGCGGTCGCGCATGAACAGGAAATGAAGGCCCGCGTCGTTGAGATGAAGGCGCTTGTCGTCGAATCCGAATCTCAGGTGCCGCTGGCAATGGCGGAAGCGCTGCGCTCCGGCAAGCTTGGGGTCATGGATTACATGAACCTCAAAAATATTGAAGCTGACACCCAAATGCGCGGTTCGCTCGGCAAACTAAATGATGGTGACGACAGCAGCCGTCCAACCAATAAATAA
- a CDS encoding NfeD family protein: protein MAGRVSADNTAPRAPGTGPAEPKSGPVFIIPVDQEIERGLQSFLARGFQEAANYGAVLILLEIDTPGGLVSSAEQIGMMVRDSTIPTAAFINGDAASAGSYIALNAGSIIMKPGSMIGAASLVDGKGGSVDDAKLVSYWKAKMVGAAELNGRDPEIAAGMMDKNIVVNKPELGVNKAHGQIIALSSDEALKAGYADSIASTPEEAITSLGYSTDDIFRVEHTGAEKMSHFLTNPIVMTILLFVGIAGIVIEMLVPGFGVPGIIGTLAFALYFFGNYVAGFAGSETWLLFILGLVMLVLELFVPSFGILGLLGSVFLVAGVVRAAYNYTHALFSLGIAFAAAAVVIAIVAVTFKERGIWNRFILQDSLTKEQGFVPVLEKLSLVGASGISITPLRPAGTASLNGERVDVVTEGSFIAAGASISVIKVEGGRVVVKEAAE from the coding sequence ATGGCGGGGAGGGTCAGCGCCGATAACACTGCACCCCGCGCACCGGGAACGGGTCCGGCAGAACCTAAGAGCGGTCCGGTATTTATCATACCGGTTGATCAGGAGATCGAGCGGGGGCTGCAGAGCTTTCTTGCGCGCGGGTTTCAGGAGGCGGCGAACTACGGAGCTGTCCTGATTCTGCTGGAAATTGATACCCCAGGGGGGCTGGTGAGCTCGGCCGAGCAGATCGGCATGATGGTGCGCGACAGTACAATTCCGACTGCTGCTTTCATTAACGGCGATGCGGCTTCAGCAGGCAGTTACATAGCACTGAATGCGGGCAGCATCATCATGAAGCCGGGCAGCATGATCGGTGCGGCTTCCCTGGTGGACGGCAAAGGCGGCAGTGTGGACGATGCCAAGCTGGTATCCTACTGGAAAGCAAAAATGGTCGGTGCCGCTGAGCTGAACGGGCGTGACCCGGAAATAGCCGCCGGAATGATGGATAAAAATATTGTGGTGAACAAGCCTGAGCTTGGTGTGAACAAGGCACATGGCCAGATTATCGCCCTTAGCAGCGATGAAGCGCTCAAAGCCGGTTACGCAGACAGCATCGCCAGTACACCTGAGGAGGCCATCACCTCGCTGGGCTATTCAACAGACGACATTTTTCGAGTAGAGCACACCGGTGCGGAAAAAATGTCGCATTTTCTGACAAATCCGATTGTGATGACGATTCTGCTCTTCGTCGGTATAGCGGGAATTGTCATCGAAATGCTGGTGCCGGGCTTCGGCGTTCCGGGGATCATTGGCACATTGGCTTTTGCGCTGTATTTCTTCGGCAACTATGTGGCAGGGTTTGCCGGTTCCGAAACCTGGCTGCTGTTCATTCTTGGACTTGTCATGCTGGTTCTGGAGCTGTTTGTGCCGAGCTTTGGCATACTTGGACTGCTTGGCTCAGTATTCCTCGTAGCAGGCGTAGTGAGGGCTGCTTACAACTATACGCATGCATTGTTCAGCCTGGGCATTGCTTTTGCCGCAGCGGCTGTGGTTATTGCGATAGTTGCAGTCACTTTTAAGGAGCGGGGGATCTGGAACAGGTTTATTTTACAGGACAGTCTTACCAAGGAGCAGGGATTTGTTCCCGTGCTGGAGAAGCTAAGTCTGGTCGGAGCCTCAGGCATCAGTATCACACCGCTCCGCCCGGCCGGCACAGCCAGTCTGAATGGTGAGCGGGTAGATGTGGTTACTGAGGGCTCTTTTATTGCCGCAGGAGCTTCCATTTCTGTGATCAAAGTCGAAGGCGGGCGTGTGGTCGTGAAGGAAGCAGCGGAGTAG